From one Luteipulveratus mongoliensis genomic stretch:
- a CDS encoding lactonase family protein yields the protein MSESLASDAASSRPLAVGSTPQPDGQGTVSLHTLDTEGRLGAAVASTSLLAPSWVSWSPDGQRLYVACEGDEGQVATLEARDEDNGPRLRTLGSVASGGSGPCHLALTPDGVHLVVANYRDGAVGLIELDENGVAQELVQTLQLESSGPHPRQTSSHAHHVVPHVDSELISVVDLGGDEISTYRLAGGRLEPVAISPLPAGTGPRQLVRAIDTAEAWVVGELSGMLLRLHEEHPGEFRVVEQRPASDRPGPNDVAHLHIDEARRLAYVSNRGPDTVTVFDTSSDELAMLAEVPTAAHPRHFSVADDLMVVAGLYGNQVQAHRLSERGVPSQGVPTDITSPACVVPRPVA from the coding sequence GTGTCTGAATCCCTTGCATCCGACGCCGCGTCCTCTCGACCACTGGCCGTGGGGAGCACTCCACAACCCGACGGCCAAGGCACGGTCTCCCTGCACACCCTCGACACCGAGGGCCGCCTCGGCGCGGCTGTCGCCTCCACGTCGTTGCTGGCACCCAGCTGGGTCTCCTGGTCACCCGACGGTCAACGGCTGTACGTCGCCTGCGAGGGCGACGAGGGGCAGGTGGCGACGCTCGAGGCGCGCGACGAGGACAACGGTCCTCGGCTGAGGACGCTCGGGTCTGTCGCAAGCGGCGGCTCCGGGCCGTGCCATCTGGCGCTGACCCCGGACGGCGTCCACCTGGTGGTGGCGAACTATCGCGACGGCGCTGTCGGCCTCATTGAACTCGACGAGAACGGCGTGGCCCAGGAGCTCGTTCAGACACTTCAGCTCGAGAGCTCTGGCCCCCATCCCCGACAGACCTCCAGCCACGCCCACCACGTCGTACCGCACGTCGACTCAGAGCTGATCAGTGTCGTCGACCTGGGCGGCGACGAGATCAGCACCTACCGGCTGGCAGGCGGACGGCTCGAGCCGGTCGCCATCTCGCCCCTCCCCGCCGGGACCGGACCGCGACAGCTCGTGCGCGCGATCGACACTGCTGAGGCTTGGGTGGTGGGTGAGCTGTCCGGGATGCTCTTGCGCCTGCACGAGGAACACCCCGGCGAGTTCCGCGTGGTCGAGCAGCGTCCTGCCTCAGACCGTCCGGGACCCAACGACGTGGCCCACCTGCACATCGACGAGGCGCGCCGGCTGGCGTACGTCTCGAACCGCGGCCCAGACACGGTGACGGTCTTCGACACCTCGTCAGACGAGCTCGCGATGCTCGCCGAGGTCCCGACGGCGGCACATCCTCGGCACTTCTCTGTCGCGGACGACCTCATGGTCGTGGCCGGGCTCTACGGCAACCAGGTCCAGGCGCATCGCCTGTCGGAACGCGGCGTGCCGAGCCAGGGAGTGCCGACCGACATCACGTCCCCTGCGTGCGTGGTGCCGAGGCCGGTCGCTTAG
- a CDS encoding arylsulfatase, with product MTQPNVVLICVDEWRGDCLSAAGHPAVQTPYLDDLAAGGTLFSRAYSATPTCVPARVALFTGQSQEVHGRVGYTEGVPFEQAHPVTVQGEFRKAGYQTQAIGKMHVWPERSRTGFDDVRLHDGFLHQARSSHRRQFEFFDDYIPWLRRQPGSSPTADYFDHGVNCNSVVARPWDKPEQLHPTSWIGTEATEFLYRRDPTKPFFLYLSFHRPHPPYDPPAWAFDMYMDLPPYEPVVGDWEQHYDAHRRDGAHDAFVGHLDPRVVHRARAGYYGLMTQIDHQVNRFRETLYDFGLADNTVVAFTSDHGEMMGDHHMFRKGFGYEGSANVPLIIGGDTGRAAHADRVVDEVVELRDIMPTLLDLAGIPIPPECDGRSLKPFLDGETVTDWRPYLHGEHVLLGQSLQWVTDGKIKYCWASAEGTEELFDLVADPEERHNLATSADHQDLLHTWRGRLIESLDGREEGYVQGGDLVAGCTPVSILRHTRERIAAEAS from the coding sequence GTGACTCAGCCGAACGTCGTCCTGATCTGCGTCGATGAGTGGCGCGGCGACTGTCTCTCCGCGGCTGGACATCCAGCCGTACAGACGCCGTACCTCGATGACCTGGCAGCGGGCGGCACCCTGTTCAGTCGGGCGTACTCCGCCACCCCGACGTGCGTGCCTGCACGGGTCGCGCTGTTCACGGGGCAGTCGCAGGAGGTGCATGGGCGGGTGGGCTACACCGAGGGTGTGCCGTTCGAGCAGGCGCATCCGGTGACCGTGCAGGGTGAGTTCCGCAAGGCCGGCTACCAGACCCAGGCGATCGGCAAGATGCATGTGTGGCCCGAGCGGTCGCGTACCGGCTTCGACGACGTACGCCTGCACGACGGCTTCCTCCACCAGGCCCGCTCGAGCCACCGGCGACAGTTCGAGTTCTTCGACGACTACATCCCGTGGCTGCGCCGCCAGCCCGGCTCGTCTCCGACCGCCGACTACTTCGATCACGGCGTGAACTGCAACTCGGTGGTCGCCCGCCCCTGGGACAAGCCGGAGCAGCTGCACCCGACGAGCTGGATCGGGACGGAGGCCACCGAGTTCCTCTATCGGCGCGACCCGACGAAGCCCTTCTTCCTCTACCTGTCCTTCCACCGACCGCACCCGCCGTACGACCCGCCGGCCTGGGCGTTCGACATGTATATGGACCTACCGCCGTACGAGCCGGTGGTCGGCGACTGGGAGCAGCACTACGACGCGCATCGCCGCGACGGGGCGCACGACGCGTTCGTCGGGCACCTCGACCCGAGGGTCGTTCATCGGGCACGCGCCGGCTACTACGGGCTCATGACCCAGATCGATCACCAGGTCAACCGCTTCCGCGAGACGCTGTACGACTTCGGCCTGGCGGACAACACGGTCGTCGCCTTCACCTCCGATCACGGCGAGATGATGGGCGACCACCACATGTTCCGTAAGGGATTCGGCTATGAGGGCTCCGCGAACGTGCCGTTGATCATCGGTGGCGACACCGGTCGCGCGGCGCACGCCGACCGGGTGGTCGACGAGGTCGTCGAGCTGCGCGACATCATGCCGACCCTGCTCGACCTCGCCGGGATCCCGATCCCGCCGGAGTGCGACGGCCGCAGCCTCAAGCCGTTCCTCGACGGTGAGACGGTCACCGACTGGCGCCCCTACCTGCACGGCGAGCACGTCCTGCTCGGACAGTCGCTGCAGTGGGTGACCGACGGCAAGATCAAGTACTGCTGGGCCTCCGCGGAAGGCACCGAGGAGCTGTTCGACCTGGTTGCCGACCCAGAGGAGCGGCACAACCTCGCGACCTCCGCCGATCATCAAGACCTGCTGCACACCTGGCGCGGCCGACTGATCGAGAGTCTCGATGGTCGTGAGGAGGGCTACGTCCAGGGTGGGGATCTGGTGGCTGGCTGCACCCCGGTCAGCATCCTGCGGCACACCCGCGAGCGGATCGCGGCCGAGGCGAGCTGA
- a CDS encoding LacI family DNA-binding transcriptional regulator has translation MTSPPTIRTVAEHAGVSVATVSQVLSGRAGATIRVGEQTRERVLASVEKLGYVPNQAARGMRRGRTDQVCLVLHQLDTPWSRAMTQAVADAVSPHGYSTVILADGDWERYLMRQGADAAFIDAVGPGDADRLRTLAARGVSIVAYGNGIRPEGFDVVRTEGRAACEEAVAMLASRHARIALLRNGGSASLRTVAFRHTMRKHGLTVDRDLVRVTHSSRDIAYREAISLLQMADRPTAIFATSDLAAMSALAAAHRLGVRVPDDLEIIGVGNSPEGEAADPPLTSVGADAIFTDIAQMLLERLQSRSPITGRTLTSTWTVHRRGTTR, from the coding sequence ATGACCTCACCACCCACGATTCGTACGGTCGCGGAGCACGCCGGCGTCTCGGTGGCCACCGTTTCGCAGGTCTTGAGCGGCCGGGCCGGCGCGACCATCCGAGTCGGCGAGCAGACCCGAGAGCGAGTGCTCGCATCGGTCGAGAAGCTGGGTTACGTCCCGAACCAGGCGGCCCGCGGGATGCGGCGAGGGCGTACCGACCAGGTCTGCCTGGTGCTGCACCAGCTGGACACGCCCTGGTCGCGCGCCATGACCCAAGCCGTCGCGGACGCCGTGAGCCCGCACGGCTACAGCACGGTGATCCTCGCCGATGGTGACTGGGAGCGCTATCTCATGCGGCAGGGCGCTGACGCTGCGTTCATCGACGCGGTGGGGCCTGGCGATGCCGATCGGCTGCGTACGCTCGCCGCCCGCGGGGTCTCGATCGTCGCCTACGGCAACGGGATTCGGCCCGAAGGCTTCGACGTCGTACGGACCGAGGGGCGGGCGGCGTGCGAGGAGGCTGTCGCGATGCTGGCGAGCCGGCACGCCCGGATCGCACTACTGCGCAACGGAGGGTCGGCCTCGCTTCGGACGGTGGCGTTCCGGCACACGATGAGGAAGCACGGGCTCACGGTCGACCGCGACCTGGTGCGCGTGACCCACTCGTCCCGAGACATCGCCTATCGGGAGGCGATCAGCCTGCTGCAGATGGCCGATCGTCCGACCGCGATCTTCGCCACCTCCGACCTCGCCGCGATGAGCGCGCTCGCTGCGGCGCACCGCCTCGGCGTCCGGGTGCCGGACGACCTCGAGATCATCGGCGTCGGCAACAGCCCTGAAGGCGAGGCGGCCGACCCGCCACTGACCAGCGTCGGCGCGGACGCGATCTTCACGGACATCGCCCAGATGCTGCTCGAACGGCTCCAGAGCCGGTCCCCGATCACGGGCCGGACGCTGACCTCGACGTGGACCGTCCACCGACGCGGTACGACCCGATAG
- a CDS encoding VWA domain-containing protein produces the protein MGRHSEHDVVPQGGSSRRSLLAIGLVLLLALGALGFVKYLTGRGTEDATADASPKACGKTTSVKVATTPEFNGQVEAAVRALGDPAKTCTKYDVTSEPASQTSASIQQNSNVPDVWIADSPMLIDQVTAVRGQAAVTVGPTLASSPVVVAVPPRLKTNPMATGHPSWVKVIDGTLPLAVDSTKSTASLVAITTASQFVATPADKQSLVQSFVGLSRTPPTAAAVDLTAKDSRAVPVSEQQLVELNKKASEPATALVPSEGAGQLVYSWVVPAKSQTAPTAALEALQQQLVSPTIKKSLTDAGFRVTGLSAPAGTGVPADVKLVATPSKDQATDAQKLWTNVRKDSRMLIVLDASGSMTTPVPGVGKRVDIAVGFSLKSFDTMPQGSEVGLWAFSTDLNGKGTDYKKLADPARLDVKANKDKLRAAAGQVPDLVKRNGDTGLYDSIAAAYEQMSITYDPNYVNSVIVMTDGKNDDPGGGLTLAQLTSKLRGLYDPKKPVKIITIAMGGDSDPKELQQLAQLTRGLSYVAKTPAEMKSVFLDAYAHRHDSSG, from the coding sequence ATGGGCAGACACAGCGAACATGACGTCGTTCCTCAGGGTGGATCAAGCCGTCGGTCGCTCCTCGCGATCGGCCTTGTTTTATTGCTCGCGCTCGGCGCGCTCGGGTTCGTCAAGTATCTGACCGGTCGGGGGACCGAGGATGCCACGGCGGACGCGAGCCCCAAGGCGTGCGGCAAGACCACCTCCGTCAAAGTGGCGACCACCCCGGAATTCAACGGGCAGGTCGAGGCCGCCGTGCGCGCCCTCGGCGACCCGGCCAAGACGTGCACGAAGTACGACGTCACGAGCGAGCCCGCATCGCAGACCTCCGCCTCGATCCAGCAGAACTCCAACGTCCCCGACGTCTGGATCGCTGACAGCCCGATGCTGATCGATCAGGTCACGGCGGTGCGCGGCCAGGCGGCGGTGACGGTGGGCCCGACCCTCGCGTCGAGCCCCGTGGTGGTGGCCGTGCCCCCGCGTCTCAAGACCAATCCGATGGCCACCGGCCACCCGAGCTGGGTCAAGGTGATCGATGGCACGCTCCCGTTGGCCGTCGACTCCACCAAGTCGACTGCCTCGTTGGTCGCGATCACCACGGCCAGCCAGTTCGTCGCGACTCCCGCGGACAAGCAGTCCCTCGTGCAGTCCTTCGTGGGTCTCAGCCGTACGCCTCCGACGGCGGCAGCGGTCGACCTCACTGCCAAGGACTCGCGGGCCGTCCCGGTCAGTGAGCAGCAGCTGGTCGAGCTGAACAAGAAGGCCTCGGAGCCCGCCACCGCGCTGGTGCCGTCCGAGGGTGCCGGTCAGCTCGTCTACTCGTGGGTGGTGCCGGCCAAGTCGCAGACTGCTCCGACCGCCGCGCTCGAGGCCCTCCAGCAGCAGCTGGTCTCACCGACCATCAAGAAGTCCCTCACGGACGCCGGCTTCCGGGTGACGGGATTGTCCGCCCCGGCCGGCACCGGCGTACCGGCAGACGTGAAGCTCGTGGCCACGCCCTCCAAGGATCAGGCGACGGACGCGCAAAAGCTGTGGACCAACGTCCGCAAGGACTCCCGGATGCTCATCGTCCTCGACGCGTCAGGCTCGATGACGACGCCGGTGCCAGGCGTCGGTAAGCGCGTCGACATCGCGGTCGGCTTCTCGCTCAAGAGCTTCGACACCATGCCGCAGGGCAGCGAGGTCGGACTCTGGGCGTTCTCGACCGACCTCAACGGCAAGGGCACGGACTACAAGAAACTGGCCGATCCCGCCCGCCTCGACGTCAAGGCCAACAAGGACAAGCTGCGCGCGGCAGCGGGACAGGTGCCCGACCTCGTCAAGCGCAACGGCGACACCGGGCTCTACGACTCGATCGCTGCGGCCTATGAGCAGATGTCGATCACCTACGACCCCAACTACGTCAACTCGGTCATCGTCATGACCGACGGCAAGAACGACGACCCGGGCGGCGGGCTCACCCTGGCCCAGCTGACCAGCAAGCTGCGCGGGCTGTACGACCCCAAGAAGCCGGTCAAGATCATCACCATCGCCATGGGCGGAGACTCCGACCCGAAGGAGCTGCAGCAGCTTGCGCAGCTCACGAGGGGTCTGTCCTACGTCGCCAAGACGCCGGCGGAGATGAAGTCGGTCTTCCTGGACGCGTACGCCCACCGGCACGACTCGAGCGGCTAG